The following nucleotide sequence is from Nesterenkonia xinjiangensis.
CGCGCAGCAGCGCCTCCTCCTGGCTGAAGTCCAGGCGCCCCTGCGGCGCGATGTCCAGCATCCCGTGATCGGCGGTGAGCACCACGGAGAGCTGATCGCCGAATCGCTGCCCGAGTCGAGTGACGAACTTCTCCGCCTCCGCGTCGAGCGTCTCCAGGGCACGGATCCACTCCGGGGAGTCGACGCCGTAGCGGTGCCCCGTCTTGTCCAGCTCATCCACGTAGAGATACATCAGCAGCGGCTGAGGAGAGCCCTGCCGGGCCGCGGAGGTTTCGGGCCGATGGGCGTGCACCGCGTCGGCCGCCATCCGAAACCGAGCGTCCATCCGGTTCGCGCCGAGGAACTCGCCGCCGGCGAGCACCGCCCGGGTGAGCGGGGAGTCGGCGAACTTCGGTCGGGACACCGTCAGCACCCGGGCACCGCCACGCTCCGCACGGCTCAGCACCGACATATGGGGCTGCCATCGGGCCGGATCCACCGCGGGGTCCCAGCCGCCGAGCATGTTGACCACCCGGTCCAGCCAGGGAGCCAGCACGTCGTAGCCCACCAGGCCGTGGCGTCCGGGAACCTCACCGGTGCCCAACGAAGCGATGGAGGCCGCCGTCGTGGCCGGGGCCGTGGCGTCGTTCACCTGCCCGGTGGCGCTGCGCCGCCAGGCGGAGGCCAGGAAGCGGGCGTGGCCGCTGTGCCGGGCGATGAGCTCATCGCCGAGCCCGTCGACCATGAGTACCACCGCGATGCTCGCCGAGGGCAGCCCCAGCCGCTCGGAGAAGCCGTCCAGCCCCAGGGAGGCGGCGGCAGAGGTCATCACATGGCGGACATGGCCCCCGTCATAGTCGGGGGCGAGTGCGGCCAGCTCACGTGCGCGTGCTGTCATCGGAATGCTCCCCTCCCGTTCAGCGGGCGTGACGAACGCAGGCACGACGCAGGGCACGCACGAAGCTTCGCGCCTCCTCCACGGCGGTGTCGCCCTCGGCGGTGGCCGCGATGCGCAGCACGATGTCCTCCGGGATCACGGTGCCGTCGTCGCCGTGGTCCGCCATGCAGTCCGGATCCCCACAGTGCACCGGAGCCGTCTCGAAGCGTGCCCCGCCGGTCCAGTTCATGTTGAGCGTGACCTCGGCCAGCCCGCGATCGGGGCGGAAGTGCTCGGGCTGGCGGTGCACCTCGGAGAGGATGACTGAACGGATCCGGCTGACCGGGACTACCTCCGTGGAGATCCTCGCCACAGTGTCGGTGCGCCCGGCGGTCGCCGCGTCGTCGGCCTCCAGGTCGTGGTCGTCGAGATGAGCCACGACGATGACGTTCTCGGCCAGCGCCAGCACGGTGATGTGCCGGTGCACCTCCTCCATGTCGAAATGAGTGTCCACATGGACGATCTGATGCGTCGGTTCGCGGCCGTCGAGCGCCTCGGTCACCGTGTGGTGCACCAGTGACGGATAGAAGCCGCCGCGTTCTATCGCCGCGCGCAGCGAGAGCGTCGAAGAGGGCGCGGAGTCGTCAGGGCTGAAGGTCATGGCACCCATGCTAGCTCGGCGCCGATTCGCTAGCCCGGTTCACCTGCTGGATAATGGAGCAGTGCCAGGAAACGCGACTTTTCACCACCGCAACGCAGCCCTGCTGTCCGTGGCCGAGGTTCAGGCCCCGGTTCCGCTCACGTCGAGGGATCTCGACCGCCGCCTGGCTGACGCCCTGAAGCGGCTCAAGCTCCCCCAGGGCCTGCTCCAGCGGGTCGCCGGGGTGAAGACGCGACGCAACTGGGAGCGGGCCGGCGATGTCCGTGCCGGGACGGTCGAGGCCGGGCGCCGGGCGCTGCAGGCCGCGGCGATAGACCCTGCCGACGTCTCGGTGATGATCAACACGTCGGTGACCCGGGAGCATCTCGAGCCCTCCGTCGCCGTCGGCATCCACCATGATCTGGGGCTGCCCAGCTCGGCGATGAACTTCGACATCACCAACGCCTGCCTGGGGTTCGTCAATGCGATGACCCTGGCCAGCTCGCTCATCGACGCCGGGCAGGCGACCTATGTGCTCATCGTCAACGGTGAGGACGCCCGGAAGGTCCAGGACGCCACCGTGGAGCGGATCAGCAGTCTGGAGTCGATGGTCAGCCGGGAGGACTTCATGTCCGAGTTCGCCTCCTTGACCCTGGGCTCGGGTGCCGCGGCCGCGGTCGTCGGCCCGGCGGACGGCCACCCGGAGGGCCACCGGATCGTAGGAGGCGTCACGCGGGCCGCCACCCAGCATCACGGCCTGTGCGTCGGCGACCACCGCGGCATGTACACAGACTCCAGGGGGCTGCTCGACGGAGGTCTGGAGCTCGTCATGGACGCCTGGCAGGACGCGAAGGAGCACTTCGACTGGGAGTCGATGGACGCCTATGTCACCCACCAGGTCTCCTCGCTGCACACCGCCTCGATCATCAAGGCCGCCAAGCTGGACAAGAAACGGGTCCCGGTGACCTATCCGGAGCTGGGCAACGTGGGCCCCGCCTCACTGCCCATCACCCTCTCCCGTGAGGCCCCCCGGCTCTCGCCAGGCTCGAGGGTGCTCTGCATGGGAGTGGGATCCGGGCTCAACACGGCCATGGTGGAGATCGCATGGTGAGTGCACCCCGGCTGAGCTTCCGTTCCCTGCCCGCGGCCCACGCGCAGCTCCCTCCGAGGCGCCTGCCCGGCCTCGACCCAGCCTGGTCGCGGCTAGTGGCAGCGCGGACCACGGACGGAAGCCGCACCTTCCACGTGCTCGACACCGGACCGCTGCTCGCCGAGCGGGGCATCCCCGTCCGCGGCACCATCCTCGCGGTGCACGGCAACCCGACCTGGTCCTATCTATGGCGCGGGCTCCTCGCGGAATCGCTGCGACGCGGCGGCGCCGAGGGAACTGCCGCCGGCTGGCGGGTGATCGCACCGGACCAGCTGGACATGGGCTTCTCCGAGCGCCTGGCCCACCCTCGGGCGCCCCGCCCCCAGCATGTCGGACAGCACGACGACGCCGGCTATCGGCGCCTGGAGCAGCGCCTCGACGACCTCGACGCCCTGATGGACGCGCTCGACGTCGACACCGCCCTGCCGCTGGTCACCCTCGGCCACGACTGGGGCGGCGTGATCTCGCTGGGCTGGGCCATGCGCCACCCGCACGACGTCGACGCCACCGCGACCTTGAACACCGCAGTGGACCATCCGGTGGAGGAGCACATCCCGGCGGCTCTGCGCGCCGCGATGGCGCCCGGGCTGCTCACCGCCTCCACCGTGGAGACCCGCGGCTTCCTCTCCGTGACGCTCTCGCTCGCCGAGCAGGGCCTGGACCCGGAGGTCCGGCGGGCCTATCTCGCCCCGTACCGGACCCGAGACCGTCGCGGCGGCGTCGGCGGCTTTGTCGCCGACATCCCCGCCCGAGCCGAGCACGTCTCCCGGGGCGCTCTCGAGGAGATCTCCTCCGCTCTGGGCGAGTGGACGAAGCCCTCGCTGGTGCTCTGGGGGCCGAAGGACCCGGTGTTCCAGGAACGCCACCTGGCCGATCTGCAGCGTCGACTCCCGCATGCCGACCTGCACCGTTTCGAAGGCTCCGGCCATCTGGTGGCCGAGGATCGGGACATCGCCTCGTCCGTGCTGACCTGGCTGGAGGGCCTCACCTGGACCGACGGGCAGCTCGTCCCGGAGATCGGAGGGCGCCGATCCCCCGAACCTGCCGCCGAGATCGACGGACTGCACGCGCAGCTGGCGGAGATGACCGCCGGCTGGCGTCGGGGATCACCCGCCGTGGTGGACATGACCGGGGAGGAACCGGCGACCCTGAGCTGGCAGGAGCTCTCCGCGCGCATCGACGCACTCGCCCGCGGTCTGAGCGAGCTCGGTGTCGCCCGCGGCGACCGGGTCTCGCTCCTGGTCCCCCCGGGCAATGATCTGACCGTGGTGCTCTACGCCTGTCTGCGCGTCGGCGCGGTGGCCGTCGTCGCGGACGCCGGCCTGGGCGTGCGCGGGATGACGCGGGCGGCCCGCAGCGCCCGTCCGGAATGGATCATCGGTGCCACCCCGGGCCTTGCCCTGGCCCGCGCGTTCGGATGGCCGGGTCGACGCATCAGCGTCCAGGCGCTCTCGAGCCGCCAGGCTCGGCTGCTGGGCACCGTCGCCTCGGTGGAGCGGCTGCTGCGCAGCCATGTGGGACGCACACCTGAGGTCCCCGCTCCTGCTCCGGAGGACGAGGCTGCGGTGCTCTTCACCTCAGGGTCCACCGGCCCCGCCAAAGGCGTGATCTACACCCATGGCCGGCTCGCCGCCCTGGTCGCCCTGCTGCGCCGACAGTTCGACGTCGTCCCCGGCTCCTCGCTGATCGCGGGCTTCGCGCCGTTCGCGCTGCTCGGTCCGGCCATCGGCGCGACCTCGGTGACCCCGGACATGTCGGTGACGAAACCCGCCACGCTGACCGCCGTCGCCGTGGCCGAGGCGGCGCTGGCCGGCGAGGCCACGATGTTCTTCGGCTCCCCCGCGGCGCTGCGCAACGTGGTGGCCACCGGCGCGGACCTCGACCCCGAGCAGCGCGCCGCCCTGCGCCGGATCGCTCTGGTGCTCTCCGCCGGGGCCCCGGTGCACCCGGACCTGCTGGACGCCGTCCAGGAGCTGTTCCCGACTGCGGAGATCCATACTCCCTACGGCATGACTGAAGGGCTGCTGCAGGCAGACATCGATCGTGGCCAGGTGCATGAGGCTATGGCCACCCGGCAGAGCGGTGTATGTGTGGGACGTCCGGTGGCCGGAGTCCACGTGGCTTTGGCTCCCCTGGACGCCGAGGGCCGCCCCGCCGAGGAGCTCGTCGTCCTGCAGGAGCCGCCCCAGCCCGAGGCTGTGGGCGTGCTCGCCGAGGTCGTCGTCTCCGCCGCGCACATGAAGGCCGGCTACGACCGCCTGTGGGACACCGACCGTGCCAGCAGCCGCGACGATGCCGACGGCCTGCTCTGGCACCGGACCAATGACGTCGGACACGTCGATGCCGAGGGCCGGCTGTGGATCGAAGGGCGCCTGCAGCACGTGATCACCGCCCCCGGAGGGCCTGTCGGTCCCGGGTCGGTGGAAACCCCCGTCGACGCTCTCGAGGAGGTCGCCCGCAGCGCGGCCGTCGGCGTAGGGCCCGTCGGCACCCAGTCCGTGGTGGTGATCGTGGAGCCCCAGACAGATCCGGGCGAGCTGTCGACCGGTCGATCCCCACTGGCCACCCCCGAGTTCGCCGCCGCCGTGCGAGGCGCCGCGGGGGACGTCCCCGTCTCCGCCGTGCTGGTGCTCGAGGAGCTTCCCACCGACATCCGCCACAACTCGAAGATCGACCGCACCCGACTCGCCGTCTGGGCCGACCGCGCACTGACCGGAAGGAGGCCCGGCACACCGTGACCGCCGCCACCCGGCTGGAGGACCAGCCCACCATCCCCCGGGAGATTCCTCCCGGTTCGCGGGTGCTGCTGACCGGCGCCTCAGGCCTGTTGGGTCGCAGCCTGGCCCGCCGCCTGGCCGAGACCGGCTACGTGGTCACCACGCTGCAGCGCGGCCCGTCCCAGCTCGAGGGCGTCCGGGATGTCCGCGGATCGCTGACCGATCGGGCCGTCGTGGCCGAGGCCATGGCAGACCAGGACGCCGTGGTCCATATGGCCGCGAAGGTCTCGGTCTCCGGCCGTCAGCAGGACTTCGTGGACGTGAACATCCATGGCACGGAGAACGTCCTCGACGCGGCCGAGGCCGCCGGGGTGGAACACGTGCTGCACGTGTCCTCCCCCTCGGTGGCCCACTCCGGCGCCTCTCTGGTCGGCGCGGGTGCAGGTGACCCGGACCCCGAGGCGGCCGAGGGACACTATGCCCGCACCAAGGCGGAGGCCGAGCTGCTCGTGCAGGCCCGGGCCGCCGCCGGGATGAAGGTGCTGGTCATCCGCCCTCACCTGATCTGGGGGCCCGGGGACGGTCAGCTGACGCGCCGCATCGTGGACCGTGCCCGCTCCGGACGGCTGCCGCTGATCGGCTCCGGGGCTGCCCTAGTGGACACCCTGTACATCGACAACGCCGTGGACGCCTTCGCGGCCGGGCTGCGTCGGCTGCCCGCCATCCATGGGAAGCGCCTGGTGCTCACCAACGGCGAGCCCCGACCGATCGGAGAACTGATCATGGGCATCGCGGCCGCCGGTGGGGCTCGACGTCCCCGGCTGCGCATCGCTCCAGGCGCGGCCAAGGCCGCCGGACGCGCCGTGGAGACGCTCTGGGGGCTGGCCGAGCGCGCCTTCGGCGACTTCGAGGACGAACCGCCGATGACGAGATTCCTGGCCGAGCAGCTCTCGACCGCCCACTGGTTCGACCAGCGCGAGACCCGAGAGGCGTTGGACTGGGCCCCAGCGGTCAGCATCGACGAGGGACTGGCCCGCCTCGCAGAGCATGTGCGTCGCACCGGCGGTGTCTGAGGCTCAGCGCGCGGCGACCTCCATCCGCAGGGCGGAGACGAGGTCTCGGTAGATCTCCGAGCTGCCCAGCAGCTCCGCGTGGGTGCCGGCGGCCACGATCTCACCGGCATCCATGACCAGGATCCGGTCGGCGTCGACCACTGTGGACAGTCGATGCGCGATCGTCACCACCGCCGCATCTCGTGCATGCTCGGCGATCGTGGCCTGGATGGCGGCCTCGGTGATGCCGTCCACCTGGGCGGTGGCCTCGTCGAGCAGGAGCACGGCGGGACGGGCGAGGAGCGCGCGTGCCAGGGCGATCCGCTGACGCTGTCCGCCGGAGACGTTGGTGTCGGTCAACGGAGTGTCCAGGCCTTGCGCGAGCCGGTCCGCCAGGTCCCCCAGATGCAGCCGCTGCAGCACGGCCTGAAGCTGATCCTCACCCGTCTGCGGGGCCGAGAACAGCAGGTTCTCCCGGACCGTGCCCGGTACGACCGGCGTCTCCTGCTCCACGTAGGCGAAGGCCGCGCGCACCTGGGCGTGGCTGAGCTCCGCGTAGGGGCGCCCGCCCAGCCGGATCAGTCCGGACTCCGGCTCCAGGAAGCGCATCATCAGCGAGAGCAGGGTCGTCTTCCCTCCACCGGATGCCCCCACCAGCGCCAGATGCCCACGCGCGGGCACCTCGATGCTGACCCCCTTGACTGCGGCCGGGGCATCCGCCCCGTAGCGGGCGGTCACCCGGTCCAGCTCCACCACCGGAGACTCCGCCAGCCCGTCCTCCGGCGGCTCCCTCCTGTCCAGCACCCCGGAGGCGACGGTCGACATGCGCCGCACGGCCGTCTCGACGTCCTCATGCTCCTCCCCCAGGACACGCACGTCGGCCCGCGGGTCCTCCACGGGCATGGCCTCCACCTGGCTGATGCGGCCGGCCGCAGCCAGGCCTGACTGCAGCGTGGTCAGGTTCTGGGTGAGCTCCATCAGGGGCCCGGTGAGTCCCCAGACGTAGAGCAGGAAGGCCACCATCGTGGAGACGCCCATCTCTCCGTCGGCCACCCTCCACGCCCCGAAGGCCAGCACCATGATCACTGCCCCGTCCAGGCCGACGCCGGCCACGGTCCACGCCCCAGCCTGGATGCGCACCGAGCGCAGGCTGTACCGCCTGGAATCGCCGACATGCCGCATGAGCGCGTCGAAGCGTCGCGGCTCGGCCCCAGAAGACTTCACGGTCTTGATCGCTCGCACGGTCCCCTCCAGCTCGGACCCGAGATCCCCCAGGGCGGCCTGCGCCTTCTCCTCCACCGTGGCGATCCGGGGCATCAGCACCGCGAAGATCGCCAGCACCAGGATGACGGAGCCCAGCGTCAGCCCCAGCAGAGGCAGGTCGAGGCGGGCCATCAGCACCAGGGATCCGATGATCATCATGGTGCCGTTGATCAGCCCGATGATCGCTGTGGAGGCCGCCTGGTTCAGCAGCACCGTGTCCGAGGTGACCCGGGTGACCAGTTCGCCTGGACCGCGCCGCAGCAGTTCGAAGACGCGGGCACCCAGGTAGCGCAGGATCATGCGTCGCCGGGCGTCATGGACGATGTCCTCGGCCAGGCGCCCCAGCAGGACCCATTGGACCCAGCCCAACCCCGCACCGAGGATCAGCAGTCCCACCAGCACCAGCACGGGATCACGCAGCGAGGCACCTTCAGTCAGGCTGTCCAGCACCCATTTGGTGACCATGGGGCTGGCCAGACCCATGGCGGAGACCGCCAGGGAGAGCAGGAGCCCAAGTCCGAGCACCGGCAGATGAGGTCGGGCGAAGGACCACAGGACCCGCAGTCGAGTCGAGGAGGAGGCCGACGTGACCTCGGTTGATGATTCAATCATGACACCTAGTGAGACATATTTGTCCCGTATTGGTCAAGTGGTGGCACTCTACAGGCCATGAAAGTCCGGTAGGCTGATGGCATGAGCGATCAGAACACCGCGGCACCCTCCGAGCCCAGCAGCACCGCCGCCAGGACGCGCCAGGCGATCCTGCTGGCCGCCGTGGAGGTCCTCTCCGTCAATCCCGGCGCCGCACTCGGTGAGGTGGCCACCCGGGCCGGGGTCTCGCGCAGCACCTTGCACCGGCACTTCGCCGATCGCGCCGCACTGCGTCAGGGCGTGGACTCGCTGGCGGAGGACCAGTGGAAGCTGGCAGTCCACAGCGCCCGCCTGGCGGACGGCACCGGTTTTGAGGCCTTTCGCCGCCTGTGCGGTGAGCTCATCAGCCGAATCGACACGCTGGCCTGGTGGATGGCCTGTGAGAGCGCGGGTTCTGAGGGCGAGGGTTCCGAAGGCGAGGAGTGGTCACAGGAGGACGCACTGATCGCGGAGGCGCTGACACGCGGCAAGCAGGACGGCAGCGTGGACCCGGCACTCAGCGTGGAATGGGTCAGCAACCTCACCTGGGCCACGCTCTATGCGATCCGTTTCGTCCCCGCCCAGGGCGGCCTGAGCCCTTTCGAGGCCCGTCAGCAGGGCCTGCGAACTCTCCTGAAGGCGGTGGCAGCCGATCCCGCCGCTTCCTGAGCCCGGCGCTCTCCGGCCCCTTCCCCCACACGATTCGTCACGGCTCACCAGCGGCTGATCGCCCGGCGCGCCGAATCGGTGCGCTGCTCCGGGTTCGCGATGTCGACGGCGGCGTGCAGGATCCGCACGCCCTCCTGGGCCGCGAGCAACGGAGACAGCTCCAAGGAGGCCACCTGGGGGTGGTTGTCCTTGAGCAGGGCCACCCGCTGCACGACCTCCTCGACGGCGGCGATGTCGACCACGGGCAGCCCGCGGTGTCCCAGCAGCTTCCGCGCGGCGCGGGGCCCACGGACCAGCTGGCGGATGTCCTGGTCGGTCAGCGGAGGCACGGCATGGGCCCAGTCGTCGAGCAGGTCGACGGCATCGCCGGAAATGCCGAAGGACACCACCGGGCCCATGAGCGGGTCCTCGATGGCACGGACCATGCAGCCCTGACCGATAGGGGCCATCGTTTGGATTTCCAGACCGGGGGCACCGTAGTGGGCCAGCTGGTGCCGCATCTCTGCCACAGTGTGCCGCAGCATCGTCGCATCGCTGATGTTGAGCCGCACCCCGCCGAGGTCCAGGCGGTGGCGCAGGTGACCGCTCGTGGCCTTCACCGCCACGGGCCAGCCGAGGCGCTCGGCGGCCTCAACCGCCTGATCTTCGGTGTCGAAGGGCACCGACTCCATGGCCTCGAGCCCGTAGACCTCCAGCAGCTGCGCGGCCCTCCCTGGGTCCAGCCGGCACAGATCAGCGCCGTCGACAGACTCCCCCAACCAGCGTTCCAGCAGCTCGTCACCGGTCCGCTGAGCCTGGGTGCCCTCCAGGTCAGGCGGGACCCGGTGCTCTCCGACGCCCTGTCGACGCCAGCGCTGGTAGGTGACGATCTTCCCCAGTGCAGCCATCGATCGTGCCGGGGAGGAGAACACCGGCACGCCCTGCTGCAGGGATCCGGTCGCCAGCACCGGCGCGGCGGCGGCCACATGGTTCAGCGGCACATCGGGCTCCAGGATCCCGATGAGGGACACGACGACCGGCTTCGGATGCTGCAGGGCGGTCTCCAGGATGGTGCGGGAGTGGTCATGGTGCTCTCCGGTGATGCTCGGCTGCAGACAGACGGCGACAGCGTCGACCTCCTCAGCGCCGAGCATCGTGTCGAGGACCTCGGCCAGGGCGGCGGCGGCTTCCCTCTGGGTCCCCTCGAGATCCAGGGTTCCGTCGAGGTGCGCCGCCTCCAGCCCGTGGGCCTCCGCCGCGTCGGCGAGGACCCGGCTCATCGAGGGCGAGTTGGACAGGATCCCCACCCGTCCACCGGCAGGCAGCGGCTGGGTGGCGAGGACCTGCAGCACGTCCATCAGGGAGTCGTGGTTGCCACAGCGGATCACCCCGGAGTTCTCCAGCATGGCGTCCAGCGCGCCCTGCGGTGCACTGGTGGTGCGGACGTCATGCCCAGGGGGCAGCCGGCGGCCCGTCACGTCGGAGGTCGCCACCACCACCGGCTTCGTCAGGGAGAGCCGACGGGCGATGCGAGAGAACTTCCGCGGGTTCCCGAAGCTCTCCAGGGAGATGCCGACCGCCCGGGTGGCCTCATCGTCCTCCAGACGCTGCATCGCGTCATTGCCGGAGAGGTCGGCGCGATTGCCTGCGGAGATCACAGCGGAGAGCCCGATCTGCCGACGATGCGCGGCGGCGTAGAGGGAGACTCCGATGGAGGCTGACTGGCTGAAGAGCCCCACTCCCCCGCGCAGCGGCATCTGGGGGGACAGCGAGGCGTTGAGGGCCACGTCGGGGGCGGTGTTGATCAGACCCACCGAGGCCGGGCCGATGACTCGCATACCCCACTGTCGGGCGAGACGCACCAGCTCACGCTGATCCAGCCCCAGGCCTTCGGTCCGGTCGAGCCCGGAGGTGACCACGAGCAGTCCCTTGACCCCGTGGCGGCCGCAGTCGATGACGACCTCGGCCAGACGCTCGGGCGGCACGGCGACCACCGCCAGGTCGACGTCCTGCTTGATATGGGCCAGCGAAACGTAGGCCTCGGTGCCCCCGACCTCGAAGGCCTCGGGATTCACGGAGTGCACGCCTCCCGTGAACCGGCCCTCCACGAGGTTCTGCAGCAGGTGGTACCCCACCGAGCCGTATTCGCGGGAGGCTCCGATCACCGCCACCTGCTTCGGAGCGAGCAGCTCGGCGACGCTGCGCGACTCCGCCCGATGCTCCCGGGCCTCCATGACCGCACGGGAGCGTTCGGTGGGATCGATGGAGAACTCCAGCAGCACGACACCGTCCTCGAACCGACGCTGGACCTCATAGCCGGCCTCGGAGAAGACGGTGAGCATCTTGCGGTTCTGCGGCAGCACCTCGGCGGAGAACCGCCTCAGCCCTCGCTCGCGGCCCGCGGCGGCCAGGTGCTCCAGCAGGATGGATCCGAGTCCTCGGCCCTGATGGGCGTCGGAGATGTTGAACGAGACCTCGGCCTCGGCCGAGCCGTCGATCCGGTCGTAGCCGCCGAGTCCGATGATCTCCTGCTCGCCGGAGGGGCTCGCCAGCAGGACCACCATGGCCACCCGGTCCACATGGTCCACCTGAGTGAACCGTAGGAGCTCCTTCTGGGTGAGCGTGGACTTGTAGGTGAAGTAGCGCAGATAGATGGAGGACTCGGACTGCGCGGCGTGCATGCGCTGGAGCCGCTCGGCGTCGTCGGTGCTGATCGGGCGCAGGTGGGCGGCCGCGCCGTCGCGCAGCACGACA
It contains:
- a CDS encoding NAD-dependent epimerase/dehydratase family protein, coding for MLLTGASGLLGRSLARRLAETGYVVTTLQRGPSQLEGVRDVRGSLTDRAVVAEAMADQDAVVHMAAKVSVSGRQQDFVDVNIHGTENVLDAAEAAGVEHVLHVSSPSVAHSGASLVGAGAGDPDPEAAEGHYARTKAEAELLVQARAAAGMKVLVIRPHLIWGPGDGQLTRRIVDRARSGRLPLIGSGAALVDTLYIDNAVDAFAAGLRRLPAIHGKRLVLTNGEPRPIGELIMGIAAAGGARRPRLRIAPGAAKAAGRAVETLWGLAERAFGDFEDEPPMTRFLAEQLSTAHWFDQRETREALDWAPAVSIDEGLARLAEHVRRTGGV
- a CDS encoding ABC transporter ATP-binding protein, coding for MIESSTEVTSASSSTRLRVLWSFARPHLPVLGLGLLLSLAVSAMGLASPMVTKWVLDSLTEGASLRDPVLVLVGLLILGAGLGWVQWVLLGRLAEDIVHDARRRMILRYLGARVFELLRRGPGELVTRVTSDTVLLNQAASTAIIGLINGTMMIIGSLVLMARLDLPLLGLTLGSVILVLAIFAVLMPRIATVEEKAQAALGDLGSELEGTVRAIKTVKSSGAEPRRFDALMRHVGDSRRYSLRSVRIQAGAWTVAGVGLDGAVIMVLAFGAWRVADGEMGVSTMVAFLLYVWGLTGPLMELTQNLTTLQSGLAAAGRISQVEAMPVEDPRADVRVLGEEHEDVETAVRRMSTVASGVLDRREPPEDGLAESPVVELDRVTARYGADAPAAVKGVSIEVPARGHLALVGASGGGKTTLLSLMMRFLEPESGLIRLGGRPYAELSHAQVRAAFAYVEQETPVVPGTVRENLLFSAPQTGEDQLQAVLQRLHLGDLADRLAQGLDTPLTDTNVSGGQRQRIALARALLARPAVLLLDEATAQVDGITEAAIQATIAEHARDAAVVTIAHRLSTVVDADRILVMDAGEIVAAGTHAELLGSSEIYRDLVSALRMEVAAR
- a CDS encoding alpha/beta fold hydrolase codes for the protein MVSAPRLSFRSLPAAHAQLPPRRLPGLDPAWSRLVAARTTDGSRTFHVLDTGPLLAERGIPVRGTILAVHGNPTWSYLWRGLLAESLRRGGAEGTAAGWRVIAPDQLDMGFSERLAHPRAPRPQHVGQHDDAGYRRLEQRLDDLDALMDALDVDTALPLVTLGHDWGGVISLGWAMRHPHDVDATATLNTAVDHPVEEHIPAALRAAMAPGLLTASTVETRGFLSVTLSLAEQGLDPEVRRAYLAPYRTRDRRGGVGGFVADIPARAEHVSRGALEEISSALGEWTKPSLVLWGPKDPVFQERHLADLQRRLPHADLHRFEGSGHLVAEDRDIASSVLTWLEGLTWTDGQLVPEIGGRRSPEPAAEIDGLHAQLAEMTAGWRRGSPAVVDMTGEEPATLSWQELSARIDALARGLSELGVARGDRVSLLVPPGNDLTVVLYACLRVGAVAVVADAGLGVRGMTRAARSARPEWIIGATPGLALARAFGWPGRRISVQALSSRQARLLGTVASVERLLRSHVGRTPEVPAPAPEDEAAVLFTSGSTGPAKGVIYTHGRLAALVALLRRQFDVVPGSSLIAGFAPFALLGPAIGATSVTPDMSVTKPATLTAVAVAEAALAGEATMFFGSPAALRNVVATGADLDPEQRAALRRIALVLSAGAPVHPDLLDAVQELFPTAEIHTPYGMTEGLLQADIDRGQVHEAMATRQSGVCVGRPVAGVHVALAPLDAEGRPAEELVVLQEPPQPEAVGVLAEVVVSAAHMKAGYDRLWDTDRASSRDDADGLLWHRTNDVGHVDAEGRLWIEGRLQHVITAPGGPVGPGSVETPVDALEEVARSAAVGVGPVGTQSVVVIVEPQTDPGELSTGRSPLATPEFAAAVRGAAGDVPVSAVLVLEELPTDIRHNSKIDRTRLAVWADRALTGRRPGTP
- a CDS encoding 3-oxoacyl-ACP synthase III, yielding MPGNATFHHRNAALLSVAEVQAPVPLTSRDLDRRLADALKRLKLPQGLLQRVAGVKTRRNWERAGDVRAGTVEAGRRALQAAAIDPADVSVMINTSVTREHLEPSVAVGIHHDLGLPSSAMNFDITNACLGFVNAMTLASSLIDAGQATYVLIVNGEDARKVQDATVERISSLESMVSREDFMSEFASLTLGSGAAAAVVGPADGHPEGHRIVGGVTRAATQHHGLCVGDHRGMYTDSRGLLDGGLELVMDAWQDAKEHFDWESMDAYVTHQVSSLHTASIIKAAKLDKKRVPVTYPELGNVGPASLPITLSREAPRLSPGSRVLCMGVGSGLNTAMVEIAW
- a CDS encoding DUF5998 family protein, producing MTFSPDDSAPSSTLSLRAAIERGGFYPSLVHHTVTEALDGREPTHQIVHVDTHFDMEEVHRHITVLALAENVIVVAHLDDHDLEADDAATAGRTDTVARISTEVVPVSRIRSVILSEVHRQPEHFRPDRGLAEVTLNMNWTGGARFETAPVHCGDPDCMADHGDDGTVIPEDIVLRIAATAEGDTAVEEARSFVRALRRACVRHAR
- a CDS encoding alkaline phosphatase family protein, coding for MTARARELAALAPDYDGGHVRHVMTSAAASLGLDGFSERLGLPSASIAVVLMVDGLGDELIARHSGHARFLASAWRRSATGQVNDATAPATTAASIASLGTGEVPGRHGLVGYDVLAPWLDRVVNMLGGWDPAVDPARWQPHMSVLSRAERGGARVLTVSRPKFADSPLTRAVLAGGEFLGANRMDARFRMAADAVHAHRPETSAARQGSPQPLLMYLYVDELDKTGHRYGVDSPEWIRALETLDAEAEKFVTRLGQRFGDQLSVVLTADHGMLDIAPQGRLDFSQEEALLRGVRHTGGEPRFVHVYFDNDASPAVRRQVHEAWEERFGDQAWICTRDEAIDAGWFGLVEDRVRPRIGDLLIAVHGPLAFYHTERTGTDPLQMIGQHGSLTDAEIKVPLLSLTGRPFG
- a CDS encoding TetR/AcrR family transcriptional regulator, translated to MSDQNTAAPSEPSSTAARTRQAILLAAVEVLSVNPGAALGEVATRAGVSRSTLHRHFADRAALRQGVDSLAEDQWKLAVHSARLADGTGFEAFRRLCGELISRIDTLAWWMACESAGSEGEGSEGEEWSQEDALIAEALTRGKQDGSVDPALSVEWVSNLTWATLYAIRFVPAQGGLSPFEARQQGLRTLLKAVAADPAAS